CACGCTCTACTAATTTTGCTACTTTTAATTTCCAAACTCTCGGTTACTACATACGGTGGGTTAAATATCAGTATATCCACACTGTTGGGTCGAATGTTTTTCATGAGATCTGCATTTATACATTCAATCACAGTGTCGTTTAATTTACTAGTAGCCAAGGTAATTTCGCAAGCCCTTCTATTTATATCTGTGCAAAAGCAAAAGCAGGATGGAAATACTTTAGAAAAAGCTGTTATGTTAATGCCGCTGCCAGAGCCAACTTCTAAGCAAACCACCGGTTGAAGTTCTTGTATCACATCTATTTCCTTTTCCAAAGCGTCCAACATTAAATAGGAATCTTCAGCCGGTTCGTATACAGTCAAGTAGTCGGACTGGGTAATATGCGACAATATTGGAGTATCCATTAATAATTTAGtcatttttggtttttttttattacttagtattcaatcaattatttttcttcaatttgaGAATCAGACACGCCAGATGTCGAAGCTAATTCTTCCGTTTCCAAAATAATCCTTCTCCTGGCCGACTCTTTTGCAACGGTTTCGTGAATTTTATTCAATCGCTCCTGCaaataagatttacaaaaaaattaacaagaaattcgtttgaaataaaatttgacagtttttttcaaataataattacctGAGAATTTTGCAAGAGTGCAGACacaattgtgattttttgtttactGACCATCAACTTCTTCACATACTCATCCAATATTGGTAAAGATTTTTGACTTtctgcaatttttttcaattcatccAAAACACTATCtaattcctgtttcaattctAACTGTGAAATCCTGTTTATCAGGCGGAAAATAATATCAGTTCACCACATTCGATACTAACATtacgtataaataattaatgcgCTTTACCTAGTGGCTCTTACGCGTTCATCCAAACGATCAACAGTGGGTTTAAGTAAGCCCATAAGCCCTTCGGCTAGTGTGTCTCTGGTGGGGTTATCGCATAAATTTTCAGTGGTTTCTTCAACGGAAGTGCCAGTACCAGTGCTCTCTGTCTCCACGTCCATCATATTCTTACGATCTGAACGAAGACCTTCACCTACGTCATCACTTTCGTATGGGAATCTCAAAAGTCAGCCCAATTAAGAGCGAAAATTCAAACCAAAATTAAGGCGAATCCCCCAAGTGAACTGTCACTCAAATCATTTGGCTGCTGTGTTGCCACACATCAATATTGCAGTGCTGCCACATGTCAACAATTCTGATTATCTACTAtatttggtaaacggactactagtcatacgtgaaccagtcacaggacaaccggtcactctagatcggtcacgcatgatcacccgtcacactaaaactggtcacgagaaaactggacacaccctaaaactagtcacgagaaaactggtcacaccataaaatcggtcacgagaaaactggttgaccgattttagggtgtgaccagttttagtgtgacgggtgatcacgtgtgaccgatctagagcgaccggttgtcctgtgaccggttcacatttgactagtaatcactgaACCCTATATTtatgggtaattggactattcgtcacattgcggtgctcacaaagacaatttttgccatgaaaatcgtgaatacacaatatttggcactcaagttcttcaagttagtatgatggacttttcggctgctaaatgtttcgttatagagattttagtgactttgtgaccagtaatcaccgaaccatatttaTGCTTTTTAGAGTTCGGTGAttaacatctggcacccgaaaatttcaTCCATCGAGAGCTACCCACGCAAACTATCGAGAActcaagtgccagatattccatattcgcgattttcgtggaaacgattgtcgtgtgcgcgatagctatgtgcgaaataatccgttaaCCACTTTTTACTAATGTTtttctgtacatatatattttttaagcccATTCTTTACTAATCCCCCCTTTTTTTTAACTGATTTTCAAGAATCCGACATATAGAGACAACATTAAACGTTATGTACGTTTCACACAATAGCAAATGGATCGTGAAAAAAAAGGACGACTTCTTATTGATGTGGATAGAGGATAATAATTAGCGTAAGATGTTAAAGGACAGTACATTCATCGAATGAAAATCAATGTATTCGAATTTCCAGATGGATTTGAGGGAAACTTTCGATGAACAGACGATTAAAagagctcagtggttagcgtataattctatcaattaaGAGTTCGTGGGTTCAATTcctgacatatatgtacatatgaatgtatgtgactccaggtcgattatttcttatcagagtttgccaatttatctgatttcattgttgaaacggttccaaaaaattgccaATCTGTCTCTATTTGTCACCAactcatcactatttgaatagtatttcaaatttagaataataatattataaatttggtaAACGGTTACAtctcaaatgtgaatcgctaccaggataaccgttGCTACTAAAATCTCGCGCGCGGttctcctgtcgcacgaaaattgccgtatagaaatacatatatgtaagtaataagtaaatacatatgtacaaatctggccataggtgtcgctttggggcaaaACTCGTAATGacactataaatataaatataaattaaaaaaaaaacaatggaaatattaatatttttaattaaataaatataatataacaattagtttaaaaattacatacatgtaatatgtatgtagattataaaTACTCAAgtgcatgtataatatttgaaaacatattataaacattaacaAGATGCAAAATGTGTAAAGTAGATAATTATTGCTGGATCTGTAACTATAGACCTATACGTAGATGTAttgtaataacaataaaaatctttacacagaaaaaaatattaaaactttcaaatatacatttCTAAACTTCAACTGTATGAATAAATTATCGCTGTTTCAATATATGTCccttaaaaatagaaaattttagaACGGCGCCTTTGATGGCTTCAACGTATAGTTCGTCATCTTCTTCTAATCCAGTCACAGGctctataaattaaataaaagtttaatataaatctgaatttaaatataaaacactaCTGATAAATTAAGAAATCTCCAAAAAGtagtaataaatataagaataaaaca
This genomic interval from Arctopsyche grandis isolate Sample6627 chromosome 8, ASM5162203v2, whole genome shotgun sequence contains the following:
- the LOC143915819 gene encoding methyltransferase HEMK2-like — its product is MMDVETESTGTGTSVEETTENLCDNPTRDTLAEGLMGLLKPTVDRLDERVRATRISQLELKQELDSVLDELKKIAESQKSLPILDEYVKKLMVSKQKITIVSALLQNSQERLNKIHETVAKESARRRIILETEELASTSGVNKKKPKMTKLLMDTPILSHITQSDYLTVYEPAEDSYLMLDALEKEIDVIQELQPVVCLEVGSGSGINITAFSKVFPSCFCFCTDINRRACEITLATSKLNDTVIECINADLMKNIRPNSVDILIFNPPYVVTESLEIKSSKISRAWAGGIKGREVIDNFLKIVPDVLSEKGICYMLVIDENKPEEITNIMSDMLFDTTIVVKRKAWNEKLKVLKFSRNG